A DNA window from Christiangramia salexigens contains the following coding sequences:
- a CDS encoding glycosyltransferase produces the protein MAAPIISHLLLVSILVLITATYIGLILFLIYGWKKTADFKWKRLDHSTGFSVIIPYRNEEKNLKALFQSIGSLRYSKDKFEIILVNDDSSDNSLILAREFQERLPELNIILLENDRKTRSPKKDAIQTAILRSNFEFIVTTDADSVVPPEWLAAIDEEIQSSGAKLIAGPVGFIKRADQKLSHFQRFEELDFLSLQGTTVGSFGIGHAFMCNAANLCYEKQSFMQFAGFKENDEISSGDDVFLLQKFREGGLKISFLKSVDGIVRTGYQENISGLIEQRKRWAAKTTNYKSLFGKLSGLIVFVMNLSLIVFAGMALFGLFPYMPLMLAFLFKFNLDFVLIYLAARFFKREEIMRNYLWASIMYPFFVVYITLLSMLTGFDWKGRHFKK, from the coding sequence TATTCCTTATTTACGGTTGGAAAAAAACCGCAGATTTCAAATGGAAGAGGCTTGATCACAGTACAGGATTTTCGGTTATAATTCCCTACCGGAATGAAGAGAAGAATCTGAAGGCCTTATTTCAATCCATTGGAAGTTTAAGGTATTCAAAAGATAAGTTCGAGATCATTCTTGTAAACGATGATTCTTCCGATAACTCACTGATTTTGGCTCGTGAATTCCAGGAGCGGCTTCCGGAGTTGAACATAATCCTGTTGGAAAATGACCGCAAAACCAGGTCTCCAAAGAAGGATGCCATACAAACCGCTATTCTAAGATCAAATTTTGAATTCATTGTGACTACAGATGCAGACAGTGTAGTTCCTCCGGAATGGCTGGCGGCTATTGATGAGGAAATACAGTCTTCAGGAGCTAAATTAATTGCGGGTCCCGTTGGTTTTATTAAAAGAGCAGATCAGAAATTAAGTCATTTTCAAAGGTTCGAAGAACTTGATTTTTTGAGTCTGCAGGGAACAACTGTGGGTAGTTTTGGAATTGGCCATGCATTTATGTGTAATGCCGCTAACCTTTGTTATGAAAAACAAAGCTTTATGCAATTCGCTGGATTTAAGGAGAATGATGAAATCAGCAGTGGCGATGATGTGTTTTTGCTACAAAAGTTCAGAGAGGGAGGTTTGAAAATAAGTTTTTTGAAGTCTGTGGATGGCATCGTGAGAACCGGATATCAGGAAAATATTTCAGGACTTATCGAACAGAGAAAACGCTGGGCTGCGAAGACCACCAATTACAAAAGTCTATTTGGAAAGCTAAGCGGGCTAATAGTATTTGTGATGAATTTATCCCTGATCGTTTTTGCAGGAATGGCATTATTTGGTCTTTTCCCATACATGCCGCTTATGCTCGCTTTTTTATTCAAGTTTAATCTGGACTTTGTACTTATTTACCTTGCTGCGAGATTTTTTAAAAGAGAGGAGATAATGCGAAATTATCTTTGGGCATCTATTATGTATCCCTTTTTCGTGGTATACATTACGCTGCTGTCTATGCTAACAGGCTTCGACTGGAAGGGAAGGCATTTTAAGAAATAA